A DNA window from Corvus hawaiiensis isolate bCorHaw1 chromosome 11, bCorHaw1.pri.cur, whole genome shotgun sequence contains the following coding sequences:
- the SEC61A1 gene encoding protein transport protein Sec61 subunit alpha has translation MGIKFLEVIKPFCVILPEIQKPERKIQFKEKVLWTAITLFIFLVCCQIPLFGIMSSDSADPFYWMRVILASNRGTLMELGISPIVTSGLIMQLLAGAKIIEVGDTPKDRALFNGAQKLFGMIITIGQSIVYVMTGMYGDPSEMGAGICLLITIQLFVAGLIVLLLDELLQKGYGLGSGISLFIATNICETIVWKAFSPTTVNTGRGMEFEGAIIALFHLLATRTDKVRALREAFYRQNLPNLMNLIATIFVFAIVIYFQGFRVDLPIKSARYRGQYNTYPIKLFYTSNIPIILQSALVSNLYVISQMLSARFSGNLLVSLLGTWSDTSSGGPARAYPVGGLCYYLSPPESFSSVLEDPVHAVVYIVFMLGSCAFFSKTWIEVSGSSAKDVAKQLKEQQMVMRGHRETSMVHELNRYIPTAAAFGGLCIGALSVLADFLGAIGSGTGILLAVTIIYQYFEIFVKEQSEVGSMGALLF, from the exons ATGGGCA TAAAATTTCTTGAAGTAATCAAGCCCTTCTGTGTTATCTTGCCTGAAATTCAAAAGCCAGAACGGAAG atTCAGTTTAAGGAAAAGGTACTATGGACAGCTATCACACTCTTCATCTTCTTAGTATGCTGCCAG ATCCCCTTGTTTGGCATTATGTCATCAGACTCAGCAGATCCTTTCTACTGGATGAGAGTGATTTTGGCATCAAACAGAG GAACGTTGATGGAGCTGGGCATTTCACCCATTGTCACTTCAGGGCTCATCATGCAGCTCTTGGCAGGTGCTAAGATAATTGAAGTTGGTGACACCCCGAAGGACAGAGCTCTCTTCAACGGAGCCCAGAAAT TGTTTGGAATGATCATTACCATTGGACAGTCTATTGTGTATGTAATGACTGGAATGTATGGAGACCCATCTGAGATGGGTGCTGGTATCTGCTTGCTTATCACAATCCAG CTTTTTGTTGCTGGTTTGATAGTTCTGCTCTTAGATGAGCTGCTCCAGAAAGGATATGGTCTTGGTTCTGGCATCTCTCTCTTCATTGCTACCAATATCTGTGAGACTATTGTGTGGAAAGCATTCAGTCCCACCACAGTGAACACAGGGCGAG GCATGGAATTTGAGGGAGCCATCATTGCTCTGTTCCATCTTCTGGCTACTCGCACGGACAAAGTCCGAGCTCTTCGTGAGGCCTTTTACCGTCAGAATCTTCCCAACCTCATGAATCTGATTGCCACCATCTTTGTCTTTGCAATTGTCATTTATTTCCAG GGCTTCAGAGTGGATCTTCCTATCAAATCTGCTCGCTACCGAGGCCAGTACAACACCTACCCTATCAAGTTGTTCTACACTTCCAACATTCCCATTATTCTCCAGTCTGCCCTGGTGTCAAACTTGTATGTCATCTCCCAGATGCTTTCTGCCCGCTTCAGTGGCAACTTACTGGTCAGCCTGCTGGGCACCTGGTCT GACACATCATCTGGAGGCCCTGCTCGTGCTTATCCAGTTGGTGGACTCTGTTATTATCTGTCACCTCCAGAGTCCTTTTCTTCAGTGTTGGAAGACCCTGTACATGCAGTTGTTTATATTGTATTTATGTTGGGCTCCTGTGCTTTCTTCTCTAAGACATGGATTGAAGTCTCTGGCTCCTCTGCCAAAGAT GTTGCCAAGCAATTGAAAGAACAGCAAATGGTAATGCGAGGGCACAGAGAAACTTCAATGGTACATGAACTCAACAG GTACATCCCtacagctgctgcctttggtgGGCTCTGTATCGGTGCCCTCTCTGTGCTGGCAGACTTCCTTGGGGCAATTGGCTCTGGAACTGGAATTCTGCTCGCTGTCACCATCATTTATCAGTACTTCGAAATTTTTGTAAAGGAACAGAGTGAAGTTGGCAGTATGGGAGCTCTTCTTTTCTAA